In Dromaius novaehollandiae isolate bDroNov1 chromosome 3, bDroNov1.hap1, whole genome shotgun sequence, the following are encoded in one genomic region:
- the LRP11 gene encoding low-density lipoprotein receptor-related protein 11 isoform X4: MAALVLMVLAALGGRAVLPGGQCAAPLADLRSQISGVESLLEEFRRQLQQEEPGPAAAAAAAAGGGEQCGGGGGFSARPDSIIRTKDSIAAGATFLRAPAAVAGWRQCLDACCAEPRCTLAVVQGPGRPREAAELSCYLFNCTHRGRAVCRFAPHRGYSTYSRRTAALAPPPPPAAAPRGGPPPPRGVGSPAAPPEYDEPPQCKAGQDTVLQSPVDWVLLDGRGSSDDHGIVQYEWTLLQGDSSIEMKVPQPGTLKLSHFQEGIYIFQLTVMDTAGQRSSDNVSVTVLPMVHSAVACVGVCSRYQFICDDGCCIDITFACDGVKQCPDGSDETFCQNLSPGRKTVTHAAHGTTQQRTVGLTENAHENFSADNTLKTTVRNQPLLSLDADTSNQSLSQGPKKQINGFVPDNSSSGKRTDDQNGNGITVPKRDQLGGSHPVPETV, from the exons ATGGCGGCGCTGGTGCTGATGGTGCTGGCGGCACTGGGCGGGCGGGCCGTGCTGCCGGGCGGGCAGTGCGCGGCGCCGCTGGCCGACCTGCGCTCGCAGATCTCGGGCGTGGAGTCGCTGCTGGAGGAGTTCCgccggcagctgcagcaggaggagccgggccccgcggcggcggcggcggcggcggcgggcggcggggagcagtgcggcggcggcggcggcttctcCGCCAGGCCCGACTCCATCATCCGCACCAAGGACTCCATCGCGGCCGGCGCCACCTTCctgcgggcgccggcggccgtgGCGGGCTGGCGGCAGTGCCTGGACGCCTGCTGCGCCGAGCCGCGCTGCACGCTGGCCGTGGTGCAagggcccgggcggccgcgggaggcggcggagctGAGCTGCTACCTCTTCAACTGTACGCACCGCGGCCGCGCCGTCTGCCGCTTCGCCCCGCACCGCGGCTACAGCACCTACAGCCGCCGGACCgccgccctcgccccgccgccgccgcccgccgccgccccccgcggggggccgccgccgccgaggggcgTCGGctcgcccgccgcgccgccgg aatatgATGAGCCTCCACAGTGCAAGGCAGGACAAGatactgtgctgcagtcacctgtTGACTGGGTGCTTCTGGATGGCCGAGGAAGTTCGGATGACCATGGAATTGTGCAGTATGAATGGACTCTGCTGCAAGGTGACTCATCTATTGAAATGAAG GTACCACAACCAGGAACGCTGAAGCTGTCTCACTTTCAGGAAGGCATATATATTTTCCAGCTAACTGTGATGGACACTGCTGGACAGCGGAGCTCTGATAATGTCTCTGTGACCGTTCTTCCCATGGTTCATTCTGCAGTAG CTTGTGTTGGGGTTTGCTCTCGCTACCAGTTTATCTGTGATGATGGTTGCTGCATTGACATCACATTTGCTTGTGATGGAGTGAAACAGTGCCCTGATGGATCTGATGAAACTTTCTGCCAGAACC TCAGCCCAGGCCGGAAGACAGTGACACATGCAGCTCATGGCACTACCCAGCAAAGGACTGTAGGACTGACTGAAAATGCACATGAAAACTTTTCCGCAGACAACACCCTGAAAACCACTGTAAGAAATCAACCACTTCTTTCACTGGATGCAGACACGTCTAACCAGTCGCTTTCTCAGGGACCAAAGAAACAAATCAATGGATTTGTGCCAG
- the LRP11 gene encoding low-density lipoprotein receptor-related protein 11 isoform X5: protein MAALVLMVLAALGGRAVLPGGQCAAPLADLRSQISGVESLLEEFRRQLQQEEPGPAAAAAAAAGGGEQCGGGGGFSARPDSIIRTKDSIAAGATFLRAPAAVAGWRQCLDACCAEPRCTLAVVQGPGRPREAAELSCYLFNCTHRGRAVCRFAPHRGYSTYSRRTAALAPPPPPAAAPRGGPPPPRGVGSPAAPPEYDEPPQCKAGQDTVLQSPVDWVLLDGRGSSDDHGIVQYEWTLLQGDSSIEMKVPQPGTLKLSHFQEGIYIFQLTVMDTAGQRSSDNVSVTVLPMVHSAVACVGVCSRYQFICDDGCCIDITFACDGVKQCPDGSDETFCQNLSPGRKTVTHAAHGTTQQRTVGLTENAHENFSADNTLKTTVRNQPLLSLDADTSNQSLSQGPKKQINGFVPGTSPE from the exons ATGGCGGCGCTGGTGCTGATGGTGCTGGCGGCACTGGGCGGGCGGGCCGTGCTGCCGGGCGGGCAGTGCGCGGCGCCGCTGGCCGACCTGCGCTCGCAGATCTCGGGCGTGGAGTCGCTGCTGGAGGAGTTCCgccggcagctgcagcaggaggagccgggccccgcggcggcggcggcggcggcggcgggcggcggggagcagtgcggcggcggcggcggcttctcCGCCAGGCCCGACTCCATCATCCGCACCAAGGACTCCATCGCGGCCGGCGCCACCTTCctgcgggcgccggcggccgtgGCGGGCTGGCGGCAGTGCCTGGACGCCTGCTGCGCCGAGCCGCGCTGCACGCTGGCCGTGGTGCAagggcccgggcggccgcgggaggcggcggagctGAGCTGCTACCTCTTCAACTGTACGCACCGCGGCCGCGCCGTCTGCCGCTTCGCCCCGCACCGCGGCTACAGCACCTACAGCCGCCGGACCgccgccctcgccccgccgccgccgcccgccgccgccccccgcggggggccgccgccgccgaggggcgTCGGctcgcccgccgcgccgccgg aatatgATGAGCCTCCACAGTGCAAGGCAGGACAAGatactgtgctgcagtcacctgtTGACTGGGTGCTTCTGGATGGCCGAGGAAGTTCGGATGACCATGGAATTGTGCAGTATGAATGGACTCTGCTGCAAGGTGACTCATCTATTGAAATGAAG GTACCACAACCAGGAACGCTGAAGCTGTCTCACTTTCAGGAAGGCATATATATTTTCCAGCTAACTGTGATGGACACTGCTGGACAGCGGAGCTCTGATAATGTCTCTGTGACCGTTCTTCCCATGGTTCATTCTGCAGTAG CTTGTGTTGGGGTTTGCTCTCGCTACCAGTTTATCTGTGATGATGGTTGCTGCATTGACATCACATTTGCTTGTGATGGAGTGAAACAGTGCCCTGATGGATCTGATGAAACTTTCTGCCAGAACC TCAGCCCAGGCCGGAAGACAGTGACACATGCAGCTCATGGCACTACCCAGCAAAGGACTGTAGGACTGACTGAAAATGCACATGAAAACTTTTCCGCAGACAACACCCTGAAAACCACTGTAAGAAATCAACCACTTCTTTCACTGGATGCAGACACGTCTAACCAGTCGCTTTCTCAGGGACCAAAGAAACAAATCAATGGATTTGTGCCAG